Sequence from the Pontibacter pudoricolor genome:
TTCTTCGGGAAGTTAACATTCAGGGCCGTGTTCTCTGGTATCGGGTTTTTAAGCGCCTGCCGGATGATCAGTTCTACAAAGGGTCTTGTGTGAGAAAAATCGGCTTCGTGGCCGTAATCACAAAGCGAAAAACCGATAGCCGGCAAGCCTTCAATAGCCGCCTCAATAGCCGCTGACATCGTTCCGGAATAAAGCACACTGATGCTGGAGTTTGAACCATGGTTTATGCCACTTACTACCAGGTCCGGCTTGCGTTCTTTCAGAACATGGTATTTGGCCAGTTTCACGCAGTCGGCGGGCGTGCCGGAGCATTCGTAAGCTTCAATTCCGAGGTCATCAAAAGCAATGGATCTATCGAGGCGCAGGGTATTACCTATCGTTATGGCATGTCCCATACCCGATTGAGGCCCGTCCGGAGCTACCACCACTACATCGGCTATCTTCATAGCAACTTCTACCAGCGTGCGTATGCCCGGAGCAGTAATGCCATCATCGTTCGAAATCAGTATCAGTGGTTTAGCCATTTCTATTATTTTTAGTTGAGTTATGATAAAATAAACGAATTTCTTTTTCGTGCTAATATACAACAACCTGTTGCAGTGCATCAAGGTTTAAGAAAATTTTAGAACCCGAATAAACAAACTATGATTATCAAAAATATATTTTACGCAATACTGCTGGGGGTGGGCATGGCCGCCTGCCTCTCGCAGAACGACCAGAACGTAGAGGGTGCAACGGCCGGCACTGCACAACTTCCCGTTACCGAAGCTACTGATGAAACTATAACTCCTACTGCAGACCAGCTTCGCATTGCGCCCGGCAAGGTGGGCTTTATAACTATAGCCGATGACATTGAGCAGATGCGCCAAACTATACCTGTAGGTTTTGCCATAGCAGATACCATGTTGCAGCAGGAAGGAACACAGGCAACAGCTTACATCGTCCGCCCGGAAAAGGAGGCGAAAGGCATACTGGTAGAGCAGCAATGTACTACCGGCTGTAAAGTCTGGCGCCTTAATGTGCAATCCGGCAAATACAAGACGGCCAAAGGAATAGGTGTTGGCGACACGTATGAAAATGCAAAAAAACAGCACCCGGTAAATACTGTTACCCTGGCAGACGGAGGCCTGGTTGCCGTTGCAAAAGATGGCGGAATGAGCTTTGTGCTGGATACCAGCCAGATACCTGCCAACGACCGTTCCCGGCTTACGCCCGAAACAGTGCCCGCTGCTACACGCATTAAAGCTATTCTTATATATTAGCTACTTGTAATATTTGTAGCGAATTAGTATTATTGCTGCATGGCACTACTCCGCTCCCGCTACAAGTACAAAGATTTTGGACTGCTTATACTGCGACTTGGTATTGGCTGGATGTTTATTTTACATGGCTGGCCAAAGCTGACAGGCGGCTCTGAAACATGGGTACAGATAGGTAGTAACATGAAATTGCTTGGCATTGATTTTATGCCTGTTTTCTGGGGTTTTATGGCTGGTTTTGCCGAAGTGGTAGGTGGTGCCCTGATAATGCTTGGTTTCTTTTACAGAATTGCCTGCGCCCTGCTGGTAGTTACCCTGTTTGTGGCAGCCCTGCGCCACATGACAGCCGGCGAGGGTTTTATGGGATACTCGCATGCTTTAGAGGCCGCTATTCTTTTCTTCTCACTATTATTTATCGGCCCCGGTAACTATAGTTTAGATAAAGCGATCTTTCCGAATAAAAAGGACCGCCGCCTGTACTAAGCCTTGAACTATAAATACTGCTCCTGCCACACAACAAACTATAGTTTATGTATGGCAGGAGTTTTTGTTTTATACCGGTGCTATCGTTTACTACCTGGATTTCTTACCGGAAATACCTTAAATTACGATCTCAACAAGATAAGCTAACCCTACCTATGCTAACCACGCTACTTTTAGCCACACTGCTAACGACAGGCTCACCAGGTAAAGCCGACCTGAAGACGCCCTATGAAAAAGGAAACGGCAACATTACCGCCACCTACGACGAAACGATAGAGTGGTATAAAAACTTCGATAAGGCGTACGACGAAGTAAAGATGGTGCCTTATGGCTATACCGACTCCGGCCGTTTGCTGCACCTGGTCATCGTTTCTACTGATAAAGATTTTGATCCGGCCTCTATCAAACAAAAAAACAAGCGCGTACTGCTGATTCAGAACGGCATACACCCGGGCGAGCCCGAGGGGATTGACGCCACCATGATGCTGGCCCGCGATTACCTGGCAGACAAAAACAAGCGCAAACAACTGGATAACGTGGTGCTGGCCATTATTCCGGTTTATAATATTGGAGGAGCTCTTAACCGCAACAGCCACACCCGCACTAACCAGAACGGCCCGGAAGTTTATGGTTTCAGAGGCAATGCCCGCAACTTGGACCTGAACCGCGACTACATTAAAACTGATTCCCGCAACGCCAAACTATTCCACCTGATCTTCCGCGACTGGGACCCGGATGTATTTATGGATAACCATACCTCAAACGGAGCTGATTATCAATACGTGATGACCCTGATTGCCACGCAACACAACAAACTGAATACGACGCTGGCAAAATATCTAAGCGAAAAAATGGTGCCTACCCTGTACGCCGGCATGAAAAAGGATAAGTACCCGATGGTACCTTACATGAACACGGTTGACGAAACCCCGGACAAGGGAATTATCGGGTTTATGGAATCGCCGCGCTATGCTACGGGTTATACGGCACTTTACAATACCATTGGTTTTGTGCCGGAAACGCACATGCTGAAGCCTTTTAAGCAACGTGTAGATGCAACCTACAAGCTGATGGAGAACATGATAGAAACGGTGCACCGCGATGCAGATGAGATCGGGAAATTACGTGCCAAAGCCAAACAGGAAACATTGCAGCAACAAAGCTTTAATCTGAACTGGCAACTCGACACAACCAAAGTAGAGCAGATTCCTTTTTTAGGCTATGCTGCTAAATATAAACCGAGCGACGTAAGCGGCCTGGAGCGCCTCTACTACGACCGTAAAGCGCCTTACAGCAAAAATATTAACTACTATAACACCTTTACGCCAACAACTATAGTTGAGAAACCGGTAGCCTACATTATACCTTTTGCCTGGCACGAAGTAATTGACCGCCTGAAAACCAACAAGGTAGAAATGCAGCAGCTAACCAAAGACACAACTATAGCTGTAGACACCTATTATATTACCGACTATAAAACCAGTCCGCGCGCTTACGAAGGCCATTACATACACACAGATGTGAAAGTAGAGAAACGAACGATGCAGCGGCAGTTCCTGAAAGGCGATTACGTGGTGTACCTGAACCAGGAAGCCAACCGCTTTTTAGTAGAAACCCTGGAACCACAAGCCGTAGATTCTTACTTCGCCTGGAATTTCTTTGATTCAATTCTGATGCAGAAAGAATACTTCTCGAGCTATGTGTTTGAGGACCTGGCTGCTGACTACCTGAAGAAGGACCCGGAGTTGCGTAAAAAACTGGAAGACCGCCGAAAAGCTGATCCGGAGTTTGCCAAAAATGCGCGTGCCCAGCTGGACTTTGTTTACCGCAACACGCCTCACTACGAGCCTACCCACAACATGTACCCGGTAGGCCGCCTGATGCAGGACATGAAACTACCGCTGTAAACTATAGCGACCATACTATAAAGAATAGCTGCCATCCGGCAGCTATTTTTGTTTTCCCCATCCTACTGATAAAGAAGCATTTACGTAAATATCACCCCTTCCCCTGTGCACTTAAAATCCGCCTATTCAACCTTTAGAAAATATTTTCCGGAACCAAACCATGGAATATCAGCGTTCTTATTCTATATTGCATGTACATACATTAAATTTACTTACATATAAATGACACTTATTAATCATTTGAACTGGCGTTATGCTACCAAGCGCATGACCGGTGAACAAGTACCGCAGGATAAGATTGACTATATACTGGAAGCAACCCGTTTATCTGCTTCCTCTATGGGGTTACAGCCATACACGGTATTAGTTGTAGAAGACAAGGACCTGCGCACGCAAATACAGAAAGTAGCTTATAACCAGCCTCAGATAGTGGAGGCATCGCACCTGTTGATTTTTGCTGCCTGGGATAAGGTAACCGAAACCGATATAGATGCTTATATGCAGAACATTGCCGACGTGCGCCAGGTACCGGTTGAGTCGCTTGCTGATTTTAAGGGCAGCCTGATGAACTCTGTGGTGAACCGCACGCAGGAACAGCAGTACGAGTGGGCTGCTCGCCAGACCTATATTGCCCTGGGCACTGCACTGGCTGCCGCAGCCGAGCAGGGAGTGGATGCAACACCGATGGAAGGTTTTGCACCGGATGCGCTGGACGAATTGCTGAACCTGAAAGAAAAAGGCCTGCGCAGCGTAACACTGATGCCGATAGGTTACCGTAACACCGAAGCCGATTTTCTGGCAACTGCCAAAAAGTACGCCGCGAAAAAGAACAACTTTTCGTGAAGCTGGCCTAAGTACCGGTTACAGTTTTTATAGTTTGGAAAGCCACCTCTACAGGTGGCTTTTTTGCTTTTACCCGCAGCCTGAAACTGTTTATAGTCTGGTGTCTCTACAACTATAATATCCTTCTCTTACTTCCTTCGTTTAACGGCATAATACAATATATGATAGCATGAAAAAGCATAACGGAGAACTGGAAATAGATGAAGACCTGAAAATGGAACATCGCACCTGGACCGTGCAACGGGTAAGCTGGGTGATTCTGCTTCTTATCGTGATAGCTGCCTTGCTTGGCTTTACAGGGCGGGGCGGTGTGAAAGGCATCAACAACATAACAAAAAGCACGCCCTCGCAGACAATGGAAGTAGAATATGACCGCTTTTTACGGGATGAGGTGGAAGGAGAAATGAAGATCAGCCTGAAAAACCTGAAATCGACGAGCCCTACCCTCTTTTTCAGCAGGGAATTTTATGACAAGGTGCGGGTAGAAGAAATTGTGCCGGAACCGGAGCATGTAGAGATCAGTCAGGATGGTATTGGGTACACCTTCCGGGCAACAAAACCGGAATTTATAGTTCTGTACTATACCAAACCCCTGCATATCGGTCCGCTACAGGTAGTTACCAAAGGACCCGATAATGAGACCGTTACAATGTCACAATTTGTTTACCCTTAATCACTGATTAAAACGATGGATACGATCATAAAAGGCGCTGTCATTTATATCTTTCTGCTACTGATCTTCAGGATAAGTGGAAAAAGAACCATGTACGATGCCACCGTATTTGATTTTGTGCTCTTACTGATCATTGCCGAAACAACGCAGCAGGCACTTCTGGGCGAAGATTTCTCGCTGACCAACGGTTTGCTGCTTATCACAACGCTGATCATACTCGACATTTCTATATCGCTCCTGAAGCAGAAATTTAGTCCGATAGAAAAACTGGTAGACGGAAGCCCGCTGATAATTATGGACAAAGGCCAGCTGCTCCGCGACCGCATGCGAAAAGAAAGGATAGATGAAGCTGATATACTGGAATCTGCAAGGGACCTGCATGGGCTGCAACGCCTGGACCAGATCAAATATGCCATCCTGGAAAAGAACGGAAAGATCACGATCATCCCGCACGATGAAGCCAGCTAAACTATAGGTAACGTTTACAACTATAGTTACAAAAAAACCACCAGTAACGGTGGCTTTTTTTTGTAACTGTAGTTTCTTATTTCAGCATCGATGCCGTATTCGGGTTTGAGAGCAGTTCGCCGAACAATTCCCATCGCTTTGCCGGGTTGTCGTCGGTGCCGCCATTGCGCTCTATGTAGTTGCGCACCAGTTGCTGGCCCAGGTTATAGTTGATCACGTAGCTGCGGTATTTGTCCATAAAACGCGTGCGCTGCAGGGCTTTATCCGGGGCATACAGGTTATATCTTACCAGCATTTCGGCTGCTTGTTCACGGGTAATCTTACCATTCAGGTAAAGCCTGGCTGCTTCGTTTCCGGCAAAGTCCAGCTGGCCGATCATATCCAGTATCTTGTAGTACCGATCGGCTTCGGCAGCATTTAAGCCGGCCAGCGGAAACAGCACTTCTTTTTCAAACGTAATGCGGTCCTGAGCCGGGAAAGCTACTTCAATGCCATAGTTGGCGCTGCCTTCGGCAATTAAACTTTGCGGCGAAAACAACGGGTAGATCGAATATTCTTTCCAGCCTTTCTTATCTACCAGATTCTGCTCCAGCAGCACATTAAATACATGGTGGCCCGGGTAGCCTTCGTGCGCAGCCAGGTCTATGGCGCGCTCAATGTAGATCGGAAAATCGGTATTGATCTGGATCAGACTATAGCCTTTGCCTTTATAGTAATTATAGCCCGACCAGGCTTTGTCGGTCACAAACTCGAGGGTAAAGTTTTCGTGGGCGGGTAGCTTATAGTGCGCTTTTGTACGGTTGCGGGCTTCGGCAATGGCGGTTTTAAAAACAGTATCCAGCTTTGCTTTCGGTATCTCGAATCGGGCACGGTAGGCATCCCAGCGTGCAGCTATCGTTCCTTTGCCGGGCAATTGCTTGTCTATAGCTGTGAGAATAGAGTCAAAATGGGCGAGCTCGTAATGCGGAGGCTCGGCATCGTACAAAAGCCTGGCTTCCTCATCAAAACTATAGTTCCTGCCCTGCATCATCTCTACTTTGGTTACGGCTGCCAGTATCTGCTTTTTAAACATAGCCAGGCGGCGCATTTCGTCGGCAGCCAGGTTGGTTGTATCCTGTGCCTGTAGTTGCGCTTGTATGGCTTTGAATTCGGTTAAAAACTCCTGAGCAGGCAGCGAGTCGGCAGGTTTTCCGGTGGGTTTCCATTCTTCAGGTCCATAGTAGGCATCTACTATATCGCTGTCGTACTGGCCCAGCCTTAGCAGGGTTTTCACGTAGCGCTCGGCCAGTTGGTCCATGGTGGCTACCTCTGCAGTCTCGGTTTTGGTAGTGGTGCAGGCCCAGCTGGCAGTAAAGAGCAGTACAAATAGAAAGGCTTTTCTCACAGGTTGCATACAGGTTGGATATGGTTAAGTGTAGTAAGTTATAGTTGTTTGAGCACGATGAAAAACAAATGCCGGCAAGATAGACTTAACCGGCATTTGTATCTATTAGTCTGCAGAATTGATCTGCAGAAAAAAGTTACTAAGCACTATAGCTGACCGCCATTAAATCTCGATTTCGCCGGTCAGGTACGTTACTGCTTTGCCGGTTATCTTTACACGGTTGCCAAGGTACTCGCAGGTTAAATTGCCTTGCCTTTTTGACAGCTGTTTAGCTGTAAGCACCTGTTTGCCCAGGCGTTTGCTCCAGTACGGCGTAAGCGTGGTATGTGCTGAACCTGTAACAGGGTCTTCTACAATACCTACCTGCGGACAGAAAAACCGCGACACAAAATCCACCTCCCTGCCCGGCGCCGAAACGATAACTCCGCGGGCTTCTACTGAATTAACCAGGTTGGTATCCGGGTTAAAGCCAGCTACCTCCTGTTCAGAACTATAGATCAGCAGGTAATCTGTTTTGCCCTTGTAAGTTTCCTGTGGGGCTTTGCCGAAAGCTTCTACTAATGCACCCGGAATTGCAGCTGCATCATACGTATCTATCGGAAAATCAAGGGTTAGCAGGTCTGCATGCTGCTGCACCTGCAGCAAACCACTGCGCGGCGAGTTCAGGTTTATAGTTTGGGATGGGTGGTTATAGTAGTTGAACAGCACATAGGCCGCCGCCAGGGTAGCGTGTCCGCACAGGTCTACTTCTACGGTTGGCGTAAACCAACGTATTTCATAGTCGTCGCCAGACTTCACCACAAAAGCGGTCTCGGCCAGGTTATTTTCCGCGCCTATGTTCTGCATGGTTGCATCATCGAGCCACGCATCCAGCACGCACACCGCCGCCGGGTTCCCACCAAATACCTTATCTGTAAAAGCGTCTATCTGGTATAGTTTTATTTTTGCCAAGGTTGTTTTAATGAGTAATGATTAATTGTCCTGGTTCTTCAGATCTTTCCTCTATAGGCTATTAACCTAAACTATAGTTGCAGGCTTCCTGCTAATACATAGCCGGCTGACCAGCTTTCGGCAGCGACTTCTTGATAAACTCGCGCAGGTCGTCGTTGCTTTTTACCAGGTCTTCTTTGCGCAGGTACATCATGTGCCCGCTGCGGTAGCCTTTCCAGCTCAGGCGGTTTTTCAGTTTGCCGCTTGGGTCTAACTGCCACATGCTGTACTTGGCGTTAAAATAATCGGTAGCGCCATCGTAATAACCGGCCTGGAAAAGCACATGCAGGTACGGGTTCTGAGCCATTGCCTGACGCAGGTTTTCGCCGGTGCGGTCGTTACCACGGTTCCAGGGGTGTACCGGGCCAAACATGTTATACTTCACGTCGGTCTTATACTTCAGTTCATCGCGCAAATACATGTTAATGGCAGGTGTGAAGGCATGCAGCCAGGCGGTTAGTTCGGCATTAAAATCAGGGCGGTCGCCGGCATTCTGGCGGTCTATGCCTTTGTAGCGCGAGTCGAGGCGGCCAATGGTGTAACCATCGTTACGGAGCAGCTCCTTCCAGAAAAAGTTGGCAGGCACATCGAGGTTATAGTTCTGGATGCTTTGCTCGGAAATACCCGCATAACGGGCCATTTTAGAAACGATCTCTTTTTTGTGCGCTTCTTCTATAAAGCCACCCTGCACTATAGCCGGCAGCAGCTCGTTGGTGGTAAAAGCCTCTACTTCCGGCAGCAACACATCCAGGTCCTTTTGCTGCAGATCGTGCGGCAGTTTTTTATGATACCAGGCAGTGGCCGCAAAATACGGAAGGCGAAGGGCAGCATCAACAGGGCCGCTGCGCTCTATGCCTAAATCTGTGGGCGATACCAATATAACCCCGTTCAGGTACATCCAATGGGAGTTCTGCAGTTCCAGCGCCAGGCCCGAAACACGCGTAGTTCCATAGCTCTCCCCTATCAGATATTTAGGGGATGCCCAGCGGCCTTTGCGCGTTACAAACGTGTTTATCCACTCGGCCAGGTATTTTACATCAGCATTTACGCCAAAGAACTTCTCCTTTAGTTTATCTTTATCAACACCTTCGGCCATGCGCGAGTAGCCTGTGTTTACCGGGTTTACATACACAATGTCCGCCACATCCAGTATCGATTCCGGGTTTTCGCGGTAGCCGTATGGTTGCACCGGGTAGCCTTCGTCGTCTATATTAAGCAGGCGCGGACCAGTGTAGGCAATGTGCATCCAAACCGACGCAGAGCCCGGACCACCGTTAAACGAGATAACCAAAGGGCGGGTGGCACGGTCTTTCACATCGGAGCGCTCGTAATAGGTGTAAAATAAACCTGCTATCGTTTTGCCGTTCTCGTCCCATACCGGCTGCATGCCTGTGGTAGCGTTGTACGCGATACGTTTCCCTTTAACAGTAACCTGCTGTTTGGTAGTAACCGTAGAATCAGGGTTAGCGGCACGCTGGGCCGTAGCAGGCAATATAACTGCAACCAGCAGCACAAGGTGTAAAAGTTTTCTCATGGTATATTTTGTAAGATAAAAGCAAAAACAACCCGCCACTGGCAGGTTAAGCAAACAATATAGTAAAAACCGGATAGATTTTAGCGATGTCTTTAAGCGGGCATGTAAAAGTTATAGTTTGCGGTAAACTATACAACCAATCAGGCCGGGGTGGTCTTGTACGAGGTCCTCTTTCCTGGCTTTGCGAAGCATCCAGAGAATAAGGGCATAGCCGCCGGCAGCAAAGGTAAACAGCAACCCAGACGCGAACAGGTAAATGTTGCCAATCAGAAGTCCGGCTATAGTTGGCAACACGCCCATCACCAAACCTGGCATCATGCCTCCTAACACATAGGTCCTGAGTGAAAGCATTTCTTTGCAGTGGCAATAAGGAGTCAGCATCTGCCAGAGCATGCCATATTTAATCGATCTGAGACCGTTTTTGCAGAATGCGGCCCATGTAAGGCCATGTAACAGCTCGTGCACCACCGCACCCGGAATAATAAGCAGCAAAGGGTAAAAAAATACTTTCTCCCTGTTTTCCCGGAAAAAGCTTTGCAGGGTGTGCAACTCAAACTGCTCTGGCCACAGCCAGAGGTAAGCCGGCACAAACAGGAGCAGCACAGGCACTATAAAAACAAGTGCCAGCAGGTTGGCCCTGGCAACGCCCACAGTCAGTTCCTCTTTTTTATAGTTTATAGTTTCTGCTTCCAGCGATAGATCTTCCATTATGATTCTAAAGTAGGTAATCCGCTTAACAAAACCCAGGCAATAGTGCATCCCAACTATAAAACAAAAACACTATATTTGTTAAGTACACTTATGATCTATCTGAAATGAAAACACTAATCTTACTTGCAGTATTGAGCTTTTGTATGTCATTTACAGCGTTGGCTCAAGGAAAGGATGAACAACTTTATATTGCCGTTCAGAAAAACGACAAAGCAAAAGTGGAAGCGCTCTTACAAAAGAAGGCTGATCCTAACTACGTAAAACAAGCCGGCTCCTGGATGAGAGTCAGTCCCTTAATAACGGCTGTAAATAATAATAACGTTGCTATTGTAAAGCTTTTAATTGAATATAAGGCTAAGGTAGATTGGAAAGACGGGTTTAATACAACTGCTTTAATCTATGCAGCCTCGAAAGGAAACAAGGAGATAGTGGAATTACTTCTGGATAATGGCGCTGATATAAACGCAACAGACGGACAAGGAAATAACGTGCTTTCAGCAGCGAAGGAAAGTGAAAATGCCGAGATAATTGCTCTTATAGAAAGTAAATTAAAGCAATAGCGTTAATCAGTCATTGACCAGTAACTATAATTTTTTATTAACTAAGCCTGCATTTGGGCACATCTTTAATCAAGTATATCTGTGGCTATCGTTTTAAGTATAGATAATCTCTCTAAAAAATATGGCAGCCTGAAAGCCGTAGACAGCCTGAGTCTGCAGGTAGAGGAAGGTAGCATTTATGGGTTGCTCGGCCCAAATGGTAGTGGCAAGACCACAACGCTGGGCATGGTACTGGATGTGATACAGCCTAGCGGCGGTAGCTTTTCGTGGTTTGGTAATGGCGTAAGCAAAGCAACCAAACAACGCGTAGGCGCCATCCTGGAAACACCAAACTTTTACCCTTACCTTACTGCTAAACGCAACCTGCAGGTAATTGCCGACACCAAAGGCGCAGATCACCAGAACATAGCTAAAATGCTGGACATGGTGGGCCTGGGCACGCGCAGCAATACAACGTTTAAAGGTTTTTCGCTGGGGATGAAGCAACGCCTGGCCTTAGCCGCTGCTATGTTAAACGACCCCGAAGTACTGGTACTGGATGAGCCGACAAACGGCCTGGACCCGCAGGGAATAGCCGAGGTACGCGACCTGATACTGCGCATAGCAGCCCAGGGCAAAACTATAATCCTGGCAAGCCACCTGCTGGATGAAGTAGAAAAAGTATGCACACACGTAGCCGTATTGCGTACCGGGAAGCTGGTAACCAATGGCCCTGTAGGTAATATCTTATCTGCAAAAGAGCAGCTTATAGTTAGTGCCGAAGACCTGGCGCCGGTGTTGCAACTACTGGAGCGCCTGCCTTACATTACCCAGTTTGCGCAGGAGAAAGATTATGTGATACTAACCCTACAGGAAGGCTACAGCAGCACCGACCTTAACCGGGACATGTTTGCACAGGGCATCGTACTGTCGCAGTTGGTGGCGCGTCGCAAAAGCCTCGAAAAACAGTTTCTTGAGATTATCAAATCCTAATACTGATGAACTTACTCCGAACCGAGTTCCGTAAAATATCCCCCTACCGTACTTTCTGGACCATACTGGCTATTTACGCCGTTCTTATTGTACTGCTGTTGTATGGCAGCATGAGCATGGAAGTGAACGGAAAATCACTTGGCAACGAAACATTTCAGTTTCCTCAACTATGGATGCGCCTGACCTATGTCGCTCATTTTTTTAATTTGCTGCTGGGTATTCTGGTTATAGTGCTTATTACCGACGAGTATAGCTTCCGGACCATCAGACAACAGGTAATTGACGGGCTCTCGCGTGCCGAAGTGGTACTGGCCAAGTTTTATGTAGTACTGGCACTGGCAGTTTTCAGTACGGTATTCATACTGGCGCTGGGTTTCTATTTTGGCCTGCTCTATAGTGCAGATAAGTCGCTGCAGGCCATGTTCAGCCAGATAGATTACCTGCCTTATTACTTTGTGCAGGCTGTTGCCTATATGGCACTTGCCATGCTGGTTGCTTTCATCGTCCGGAAGAGTGGGCTAGCTATTATCGTTTTTATTGCCTACACAAAAATCGTAGAGCCGATCATCCACTTTAACCTCCCCGACCACATCGACAAATATTTCCCGATGAAGGCACTGGATAGTTTAACACCTATGCCGGGTCAGGATCTGTTCGGCCAGCTGACCTCTCCGATAGAACAGCTTTCTCCTGCCATGGCTACCGTGCCCTCATTACTTTACGTGGGCCTGTTTTTGCTGCTGACCTATATCGTTCTTAAAATGCGCGATTTATAGGGTGTTATAGTAGTTAACGATAGCTATAAAGTCTGACGGCTGATCAAAATTCAGTCCATTCTTACGTACAAAAGACTTTATTAAGGATGCTTTTTTGCCGCAGTAAAACAGAAAATCTTTACGGTTCTGCTGTATCACTTTTATTTCACCCGCCGGGTTCATCACATAAAAAAGTGGCTTTATCTGGTCGTAATAAATTCCCTGTATAGGGTAACCCAGCGGATCGGTAGTTCTGTTTTCCATCATGCTGGCCAGGTGCGAATCAACAATGCGTTTGTTATAGCTTTCACGCATCAGTAAGGTTATGTTCCCTTCCAGTATCTGCTCAAAAAAGGTGGGCTTCTTAAAATCCGTATGTTCATCGCCCTGGTCCCAGTAAAGGGATTTAAACAGATGGCGCCGGTTACTGTACGTATTCGACACTTCAAACTTGTCAACATTTACCGGCGATAATGAACTCAGGGTATTATCGGCGAGCGAGACAGTTATTATATCCTGAGACCTGTAATAGGTAACCACACCTGTCAGCACCTCGCCCGAAGTAAGCGTCACCTCTCCTCTGGGCCAGATCTGTACATCAACGGCTTCTCTTGTCTGTGCTTTTAATGCTGCACTGCTCAACAGGCTTATAACAGAAAAAAGCAGCAACCTGGTTAATAAAATACATTTCATAGGCTTCCCTCCTTAGTTAAAATTGTGCCTTACCTACACTATAATTAACTATGAAATAAGCCCGACAGGTATGTTTTTTCTTAAAACAGATATAAATATTTAGGCAACACACTAAAAATAAAGGCCAGTGCATTGTTGCACTGGCCTTATACATAATCTACTTACAGAGAAATAGTTATCTGTTTATAATGGCGCTCCCCAGGATCTCATGCCCCAGTTTGTCGCGCTTGGTTGTAAGGTACTTCTGGTTGTGCTTGTTAGGAGCAATCTCAATAGGCACGTTACTTACAACTTCCAGCCCGTAGCCAATCAGTCCGGTGCGTTTTTTAGGATTGTTAGAGATCAGCATCATTTTGGTAACGCCAAGGTCACGCAGTATCTGTGCGCCAACGCCATAGTCGCGCTCATCCATGCCAAAGCCCAGTTCCAGGTTAGCCTCCACGGTATCGCGGCCCTG
This genomic interval carries:
- a CDS encoding S10 family peptidase encodes the protein MRKLLHLVLLVAVILPATAQRAANPDSTVTTKQQVTVKGKRIAYNATTGMQPVWDENGKTIAGLFYTYYERSDVKDRATRPLVISFNGGPGSASVWMHIAYTGPRLLNIDDEGYPVQPYGYRENPESILDVADIVYVNPVNTGYSRMAEGVDKDKLKEKFFGVNADVKYLAEWINTFVTRKGRWASPKYLIGESYGTTRVSGLALELQNSHWMYLNGVILVSPTDLGIERSGPVDAALRLPYFAATAWYHKKLPHDLQQKDLDVLLPEVEAFTTNELLPAIVQGGFIEEAHKKEIVSKMARYAGISEQSIQNYNLDVPANFFWKELLRNDGYTIGRLDSRYKGIDRQNAGDRPDFNAELTAWLHAFTPAINMYLRDELKYKTDVKYNMFGPVHPWNRGNDRTGENLRQAMAQNPYLHVLFQAGYYDGATDYFNAKYSMWQLDPSGKLKNRLSWKGYRSGHMMYLRKEDLVKSNDDLREFIKKSLPKAGQPAMY
- a CDS encoding DUF3267 domain-containing protein — encoded protein: MEDLSLEAETINYKKEELTVGVARANLLALVFIVPVLLLFVPAYLWLWPEQFELHTLQSFFRENREKVFFYPLLLIIPGAVVHELLHGLTWAAFCKNGLRSIKYGMLWQMLTPYCHCKEMLSLRTYVLGGMMPGLVMGVLPTIAGLLIGNIYLFASGLLFTFAAGGYALILWMLRKARKEDLVQDHPGLIGCIVYRKL
- a CDS encoding ankyrin repeat domain-containing protein; amino-acid sequence: MKTLILLAVLSFCMSFTALAQGKDEQLYIAVQKNDKAKVEALLQKKADPNYVKQAGSWMRVSPLITAVNNNNVAIVKLLIEYKAKVDWKDGFNTTALIYAASKGNKEIVELLLDNGADINATDGQGNNVLSAAKESENAEIIALIESKLKQ
- a CDS encoding ABC transporter ATP-binding protein; translation: MAIVLSIDNLSKKYGSLKAVDSLSLQVEEGSIYGLLGPNGSGKTTTLGMVLDVIQPSGGSFSWFGNGVSKATKQRVGAILETPNFYPYLTAKRNLQVIADTKGADHQNIAKMLDMVGLGTRSNTTFKGFSLGMKQRLALAAAMLNDPEVLVLDEPTNGLDPQGIAEVRDLILRIAAQGKTIILASHLLDEVEKVCTHVAVLRTGKLVTNGPVGNILSAKEQLIVSAEDLAPVLQLLERLPYITQFAQEKDYVILTLQEGYSSTDLNRDMFAQGIVLSQLVARRKSLEKQFLEIIKS
- a CDS encoding ABC transporter permease subunit: MNLLRTEFRKISPYRTFWTILAIYAVLIVLLLYGSMSMEVNGKSLGNETFQFPQLWMRLTYVAHFFNLLLGILVIVLITDEYSFRTIRQQVIDGLSRAEVVLAKFYVVLALAVFSTVFILALGFYFGLLYSADKSLQAMFSQIDYLPYYFVQAVAYMALAMLVAFIVRKSGLAIIVFIAYTKIVEPIIHFNLPDHIDKYFPMKALDSLTPMPGQDLFGQLTSPIEQLSPAMATVPSLLYVGLFLLLTYIVLKMRDL